TCGAGTCGATCGGGAACGCTGGCCAGTTGCAGGTAACCAAGATGGTCCCAGGCCTGGTCGAGCGTTCGGATCAGACCGCCACCGGCCAGTTGTTGATGGTAGACGTCGAAAAGGATCTGGCAGGAGGGGTGGTCGAGGTCTTGGCAGAGCTCGAGCGCTTGCGAGACTTGGCTGAGAAAGAGCCCCGGCTGGCTTTGGGAATCGACCGGCTCGAGCAACAAGAGCAAGCCTTCCGGCTCGACGAGAGCGAGGCATTTTCTCAGCAGTTCCAAAGTGAGGGCTTTTTGCTTTTCGAGCGGGAGCGTCGGATGGGCCCGACCGGGCACGATGGCGAGGTGGCGAGATCGGATTCGTTTGGCGGTGGCGATGGCCTTCTCGACCCGGGCCAGGACCTGTTGGCGGGCCTCGGGGTCAGGACCGGCAAAGGTCACTTGATCGAAGGTCCGCTCCGCAGCGACGAGCCCGGCCTGCATTTCAAAGGTGGCGAGAGCACGCCCGATGCGCTTTTGCAGCTCAAGGGGTCGAGTATCCAGGGCGAGATCCTCCCAGAAGCGAAATCCGCGGTCGGAGGCGTAGCGGATTTGATCGACCAAGTCGGGACCGACGACGGGCTCGAAGAGGCCGGGGCAGGGGGCATAGTTGAGTCGAAATTCATGGCGGACGTTCAAGGGGGAACCCCCCCTATCGCTCGCGGAGAGGGGGCGCGCGCAGGCGAGACTGGCCGTGGTCAGGGCTAGTTTTCCCAGAAAAGCTCTCCGATTCACGAGGTCCATGCCTCCATTGTAGCGAAAGAAGAAGGCCGAGGCAATGCTTGCCAAGTCTGCCGTCTGGCGTCGATGGAACGGCCGCTCTGGCTCGCGCTTGCGCTTTGGAGCGAAGGTGGTTTCAGTCTGGCCATGGCAAAAGGAGATGACGGGACGCAACTGGGGATGTTTTTTCTCTTTGCGGTGGGCGTGCTCACGCTTTCGGGGATTGGAAGCTCCCTCCGTTCGCAGAACGAGGGGACGGTTTCGCCCGGGGCGGTCCCCGAAGCAGAAGAGGCCTTGCCTGACAGGCGGCAGCTCCAAGAGCTGGATGAGTTCCTCAAGGCATGGCGCAGGCAGAGTGAAGCCCTTCCGGTGGCTCCCCTTCCGGTGAAAGACGCACCGGAGCGGGCCGCTCTCTTCCCAAGCGCCTTTGATCAGCTTCCCAAGCCGAGGAGTGAAGCGCCTCTCACGACCGACCCCGGGACGGGTCAATTCTTAAGCGATTCGGAGATCGATGCCGAGTGAGATCGCCAAGGGCTTGATCGAGGCGGCTCGTTCCTTGACGGAAGTCTTGGGAGGCCTCCGCTTCGGTCCTCCTGTGACGCATCTTTACAATCCCCTGAGGTATGCGGCAGCGGCTCATGCGGAGTATCTCACTCGATTTGGCGACTCGAAAAAGCGGGTCCTGTTTCTCGGTATGAATCCCGGGCCTTATGGCATGGCCCAGACAGGAGTGCCTTTTGGCGAGGTGGCCGCGGTCCGGGATTGGATGGGGATCGAATGCGCGGTGGCTCGTCCGGAAAACGAACACCCCAAGCGCCCCATCCAGGGCTTCGCCTGCGCTCGCTCCGAGGTCAGTGGCCGGAGGCTCTGGGGTTTTTTCGGTGAGCGCTTCCCTCGTCCAGAGGACTTTTTTCGGGATCACTTTGTGGCGAACTACTGCCCGCTGGTTTGGATGGAGGCGTCGGGGCGCAATCGCACCCCGGACAAGTTGCCAGTGAGCGAGAGAGAGCCGGTGGAAGCGGCCTGCGATGCGCATCTGCTGAAGGTAGTGGAATGGCTTGATCCCGAATGGGTCGTGGGAGTGGGAGGCTTTGCCGAGAAGCGTTTAGAGATGATTTCTGATCGCTCGGGACCGCGCCGGCGAGGCCGCATTCTTCATCCCTCCCCGGCCAGTCCGGCAGCCAACCGGGATTGGGCAGGAACCGCTCATCGGCAATTGAAAGAGCAGGGGATTTGGGGGTAGCTCTTCGATGCCCTTCCTGACCCTTTCTGAAAATCCAGACCCACGCCAGCCCTCCTTCCGACGAGGTGAGGGAAGCGTTTCTTCAGGCGGCCTCTTCCGGAATTTCGGAACTCTTGAAGAAACCGGAAGAATTCTTTATGGCAGGTTGGTCACCGCCTACCTCGATGGTTTTCGCGGGTTCCTCTCGCGACTGCGCTCTTCTTGAGCTGCGTGCGCTAGGGGTCGACAAACCAAAAGTGGAGGAGCGAGTCCGGCTTCTTTGCTACTTGGTCTCGGCTCGCCTGGCCATTCCCAAAGAGCGCACCTACGTTCTGGTGACCGATGTGCCCCGGGGCTACTGGGGCTGGAACGGAGGGGTCTTTGCCCAGGGCCTCCTAGGGCCTAGTTGGTGGCGAGCGCCTCCCCGCCTTCTTCCCCAGTCCGAATCCGAACGGCTTCCAAGACGTCTGAGACGAAGACCTTGCCGTCTCCGATCTTTCCGGTATTGGCTGATTCGGCGATGGTTTTGGTGACCTGCTCGAGCATGCTGTCCTCGATCACGATCTCCAATTTCACCTTGGGGAGGAAATCAACGGTGTATTCACTGCCCCGATAAATTTCAGTGTGACCTTTTTGCCGTCCAAACCCTTTCACCTCCGTCACTGTCATTCCCTGAACCCCGATCTCGGAGAGGGACTCTTTGACGTCCTCCAGTTTGAAAGGTTTGATGATCGCCTCGACTTTTTTCATGGGTGGTGAATTCTAACAGACTGAGTTTGAGATAGCTACGCGAGCCATTTCCCAAGCAGAGCAAAATCGATGCCAAGCAAAATCACCAAGCGGTCGCTTGGCTGCATCCGATGTCAGGGAAGCCCTTGGGGTCGCCCGTTTACTCGATCACGCTCAAGACGGTCTCCATGGGGAACCGGACTTTCGCTAGGCTGGCATACTTGTCCTCCTCCGAACGGTAGCCAATGGGACAGACGACCACCGCGGTCAGCCCCTTTTCCTCCAGGCCGAGAATTCGGTCATACTCGCTTGGCTGAAAGCCTTCCATCGGGCAAGCATCCACCCCCTCGGCCGCGCAGGCTACGAGAAAGGAACCGAGCGCAAGGTAGACCTGATTGCGAGCCCAGCCATGGAGAACTTCCGGCTCCATGCGGTCGAGAAACCCTTTCATCATGCCTTCGTAGCCAGCCAAGGATTCCCGACTGACGCCGCGAGTTTGCATGGTGTCTTCGAGAAAGGCATCGACGTCGGCTTCAGAAAAAGCGGTTGGCTGACAGAAAAGAATGACTTCGGAGGCATCCGTGACCTGTTTTTGCCCCCAAGAATGTTCCAAGAGCTGTGCTCGAATTTCCGCATTCTTCAAAACGAAGAAGTGCCATGGTTGCAGGCCGAAAGAAGAAGCGGAGAGCCGAAGCGCTTCGAGAAGGGTTTGGAGTTTTTCCTCCGAAAGCTGGCGGGTTGAATCGAATTGTTTGGTGGCGTAGCGCCAGTTGAGTTGATCAATCAAAGACATGGTGAGGAGTATCATCGGGTCGGGGGGTGCTGCAAGTGACGGGAATGAGGCAAAGAGAGGGCGCCTCTTGCGGGACTCTGGCTTCTGGCGGTCAGGGTGGGATGTTCCTCGCCTCCGGCGAGGGTGCGTGCGTCGTTGGGAACTCCTCCTCCGGAGTTCCCTTTTATGGGTTACTTGCTTCGCAAGAGGGCACTCGAACCCCGTTGGGCTTTGCCCAAGGGGCTCTCGGCCCACCCCGATAAGCCAGAAGCCAGAGCCCCTGCGGGACCCTGGCTTCTGGCGGTCAGGGTGGGATTCGAACCCACGGTACCTGTGAGGGTACGCATCTTTAGCAAAGATGTGCTTTCGACCACTCAGCCACCTGACCGTTGCTGCGGGCGAAATTGCTCCGGCTGTTGCCAGAGGAGGGAGGGTAGGGAGTTGGGCGTTTTTTGCAAGGCTCGGTTGCAGGAAAATGCACTGCTTGTTTGCTGCTCAATTTTTTGTAAAATGCTCAACGTGAAATCCTCCGCACCCTTCTTCGTCTGCTTCGCCGCAGCCCTTTTCTCGGGTTGCGCTCAAAACGAAGGACCGGTCACCGAGTCAAACATTCCCGGCATGGACTCTCCCGCAGTCGAGCCGGAGGCACCCCGTCCCGTCATTCGAGAGGTTCAGGTCGGTGTGGTGAGATCAGTCAATCGAAAGGGCTTTGTGGTCATCAAAACCGCAAACTCCCTCGCGCTCGACGGGAATGCCTCGCTCATTACCCGATTTGGCGAGGAACGACGCGGAAAAGTCCGCCTTTCCAGCCAACGAGACCGAGGCTTCGCCGTGGCAGACATCTTGGAGGGTGAGATCGAAGCCGGCGATCCCGTGTTTTCCCTCCAAATGTCTACAAGACAGTCCGCCGAAAGACCCAATTTCGATCAAAAAGCGGAGCTTTAGACAAACTTCCGACAGGACTTCTAAAATCTACTGTTCCAACGGCTTTGCCTTTTTACGGAGATTCCCACCAGTCTTGTCGTTAAAATAGGAATTTTCAAAAAAGTGCGAATCATCCTTGATTATTTGGATGTTTTTATTGTAGCCTCAGGCTGAAGGCCTTGCATGAGGGGCTTTTTTTGAAGATTTACAATTTTGCTTGCCTGATAATTGTATAATTATTATAATTTCTAAGTAGTGGAGTTCCCTTCACTTCCTTGACCCAACCGCCGCATGAACGCCATTCCGAAACTTACCGACGCCCGAGAGGGGCCAGACGTCGACAAATTGGCTGACTTAGTCATGCTGACGCAAAGAACGTGTTTGCTGGATCTGACCAAGGAGCTGAACAAAGGCAGTGTTTCTTTCCCGCAATTCTACCTTCTGGGCTATCTTTCCACGGAGGAGAGTATGACAATGAGTGAAATCGCCGGTAAGATGGGCCACTCGACCGCGGCGGCGACCGGCTTGGTCGATCGTTTGGAGAAGCTGGGGTATGTGGAGCGCATCCATGCCGCAGACGATCGGCGCAAAATTCTGGTGCAAATCACGGCCAAAGGAGAGGCGCTTCTGTTGACTTTGCGGGCTGCGCTTGCGAATTCCCTCTCTTCGATGATGGCCGATCTTGATGGCGACGACAAAAGCCTCCTGACCAGTGCCTTCCAGCGCTGATTCTTCCAGCCAAGCTCCGAGTGAGCAATTTGCCGCGCTGAGTGCTCTGGAGGGGGTGGCTCATTTGTTCACGCTGCGTGTTCCTGGACTCGATGTCGCGGTCAGGAAAGAGGAGGTGCTTCCACGACTGCAATCCTCCTTCACTCTCGCTGCCGAAGGTTTGGGCACGCCTTGGGAACAGGTGCTTTTGGCTGAGCAAGTGCATGGCTCCCATGTTCAAGTGGTCGATTCGCCCCGCCCCACCGTTCCCCAGTGTGACGGGCTGTTGACCCGAAATACCGCTCTCACATTGGGCATTTTGGTGGCGGACTGCGCGGCCGTTTTTTTGGTGGACCCCATCACTCGCGCCACGGGCTTGCTTCACTCTGGTCGCCAGGGGACCGAGCAAGAGATTGCATCAAAGGCGATTCGTCAAATGGCCACCAGCTTTGGCACCGATCCCTCTCACCTCGTGGTGCAAATCAGCCCTTGTATCCGGCCTCCGCATTACGAGATGGACTTTGCCAAACGCATCCAGGAGCAGTGTCTCCGGGAAGGGGTCAGCCCCTTGCGCGTCCATGGGCCGCCTGCTTGCACGGGCTCCCGAATGGATCGCTATTACTCCTATCGTCTCGAAAAAGGAAAGACGGGGAGGATGCTGGCGCTTTTGCGTGGAAGCGCTTGAAGTGGCAAGGCATCCCATCGTAGGGACAGGGGTGCCTGCTGTCGCCCTAATTCCCCGGATTGCCCGTGCTTACGCCAAGGTGAATTTGTCTCTCGAAATCAAGGGCCAGCGGAGTGACGGTTTCCACGAGCTTTCCACGGTCATGACCCGGGTGTCCTTGTATGACGAGCTGCTCTTCGAGCCCCGCAAGGAGGGTGGAATTGAATTTGTCTGCCGAGAGGAGGGGGTCCCTTCGAACGACGAAAATCTGGTGGTGCGGGCTGCCCGGGAATTGGAGAAGGTGACTGGGAAGTCGCTCTCGGTGCGGATCGTGCTGCGGAAACAAATCCCGACCGAAGGAGGCTTGGGCGGCGGGAGCAGCAATGCCGCCACCACCTTGAGAGAACTCAATGAAATCTTTCGGCTCAAGCTGAAGCCGCCTGCTCTTGAAAAGGTGGCCGCTCGTCTCGGTTCGGACGTGCCCTTTTTCCTGCGAGACTGCGTGTGCCAGGCGACAGGGCGAGGGGAGGAGCTGGCCGCGCGGGAAGATGATTGGGAGCTACCCGTTGTCCTGCTCAAACTGCCTTTCGGTGTTCCCACGCCTTGGGCCTACCAGGAGTGGAGCGGTGCCAAGCCTCTTCCCGGCATTTTGGCTGCCCCGCAAATTTGTCCCTGGGGGCCCATGGTGAATGACCTCGAGGTCCCGGTCTTTCAAAAATACCTTCCCCTGGCAGATATGAAAAGATGGCTTTTGGAGCAGCCGGAAGTGCATGCCGCTCTCTTATGTGGCTCGGGATCGACCATGCTGGCCATCCTAGGGGATCCCTATGGAGGCCAAGACCTGGCCAAGCGGGCTCAAGAGGAGTTTGGGAAGTCTCTCTGGACCTGGGTGGGCAGCACGCTGCCGAAATTGTAGCGCTTCGCTGCTAGGCATCCGATCGATTCCGGTTTCGAAAAAAAGAACAGGCCGGAGTGTCTTGCGAACACCCCGGCCTGCCTTGCATCAACCTCAACACATGAAAAAAGCGATTCGGGCTTTCGCCCACACTTGCTTTTCATTGAAGGCGTTCGCGGAACTGCCTTTTTGTTTAAGCTTTGCCAATTTTTCTTTCACCTTCTCGGCCTGAGAAGGTGAAAAGCCGAGCGGGGGCGCCCCGAGAGTTATGGGGGCGCCGGCAGGTGGATGGCTCCTGAAGCAAAACGAACGCGGCGGCTCTCCCAAGCAATCCGGCCGCTTGGTATGATACCAACCTCCAGAATACACTGGTAGAATGGAGGGAAGGAGGTACGGGGAAGAGGCGCTGAAGCGCGGGGAAGGGAGAGCCAGTGTCTTTCGAGCCAGCCCTGCGTTGCTCCTCGGTTACGGTGCCTGCACCGCGCCCTCGTCGCGCCTTGGTCTGGCCCGAAATCCACTCGGCCATTCTACCAGCTAATTCTGCAGCTTGGTATTAGAGTGTCCTGGCCAAGCTGGGAGAGGGGGCGGGAGTGAAGTGGACTTTCACGTCCAAGCGAGCCCGCTTGCCCTGCCGAATCGTCAATCGATTGGCATCTCTGTGACTCATGGTGGGGGCGTGGGGAACATGGTATTCGACCCGGCCGTAGGACTGATACCAGTGACCTCGTAAGCTGGTGAGGTAGAGGTAGCTTCCACTTTCAATCAATTTTGAAATCTGCTCCCCCCAGTCGGGAAGAGCCAGCCCCTCGCTCAGAGCATAGAGCTTGGCGCCCTTCCAAATGAGGAAGCCGGTCCCGCCGGCCATGGACGCGATCTTTTCCTCGTCCTTTTGCGGGATGCGGTCGTTCTCCAAAAGCTCGATGAGGTAGGTTTCATCGGTCTCGCCTGGGTGGACGAATGGCAAATCCACGACCCCGTTTCTCTGCCCAGAGTAGTCTTCTCCTACATTCAGAGGGAGGAGGATTTTTCTTTCCGGATAAAGGGTCGATTCCACTTTGAGGTAGAGTTCGGCCCGTCCGCGATACCATTCCTCCGAGTCATCCAAGATCTGGTAGCTGAGAACGGCCCGAGGGGCTCCCAGAGGACTGGCTTCCACTTCGACGACCTCGGTCGGGACGAAGGAGACGGCAGTGACTCCGACGCCGAGGGCCGAGGCGAGAGAGAGGGCAGAGAGTGAGAAGGGCGACATGGCGGACGATGCGATTTACTAAAAAGTATCCCCAGTTTCGCCAAGCGAGGCAAGCTGGAAGGCGGCTGGATGGAAAATCCCTCTCGGTTTGTAATCTCCTACCTAGGCCGTGGCTTTGGCTGCTTTGCTGGCCCGCTTGCGCTCGTTGGGATCGAGGATGCGCTTGCGAAGCCGAAGGAAGGTCGGGGTGGTTTCCACCAATTCATCCGGCTCGATGTATTCGATGGCTCGCTCCAAGCTGAATTTGAGTGGAGGGGCCATCTTGGTGGTATGGTCCTTGCCGGCTGAGCGCATGTTATCGAGCTTCTTGGCCTTGACCGGATTGACCGGCAAGTCGTCCGCGCGAGGATTTTCGCCGATGAGCATGCCGGTATAGACTTGCTCCTGGGGGCCTACGAAGAGAGTCCCTCGCTCCTCCAAGGCTTGGAGCGAGTAGGTGGTGGCTTCACCGGTCTCCATGCTCACGAGGGTGCCCGTCTTGCGATTGCTGATTTCGCCGGCGTGCGGGGCATACCCTTTGAAGAGGTGACTGAAGATGCCGTGCCCGGAAGTCAGATTCACGAGTTCAAATTCCAGCCCGATGATCCCCCGGGTGGGGATGGAAGCCGTAAGGAGCGTCCGTCCGGAGGCTTCCATGGTTTCCATGTTTTCGAGCTGGCCGCGGCGCTCGTTGAGCGTTTTCAGAATGGCGTTGGCATACTCGCTGGGCGCTTCCACATAGAGAGTTTCCCAAGGTTCAAGGAGTTGGCCTGCCTCGTCCCGTTGCAAAATGACGGTCGGCCGTGAGACGAGCAGCTCGTAGCCTTCCCTCCGCATGGTCTCCACGAGGACGGCAATTTGCATGGCACCCCGGGCCGAGACGTTGAAGACGCCGGCTTCCTCGGTGTCCTCCACGTGGATGGAGACGTTTGTTTTGACCTCGCGCAAGAGACGATCGCGAATGGCTCGGGAGGTGACGTGTTTCCCGTCCTTGCCCGCGAAGGGCCCGTCATTGATGGAGAATTGCATTTGGACGGACGGGGGATCGATATTGACCGGAGGCAAGGCCTCGGCCGCCTCGTCGGCTGCTAGGGTTTCGCCAATATCAATGTCCTCAAACCCTGCCAGGCCGACAATGTTGCCGGCGATCCCATCGGCGGTGTCTTGGGTGCCCAAGTTGGAGTATTCAAAGACCTTGGCCACTTTGGCCTGGACCCGCGTGCCGTCCTTCTTGATCCGCCAGAGAGGTCGGCCTTTGCTGATGGCTCCTGAAAGGATTTTTCCGATGGCGATCCGGCCGACGTAGTCGTCCCAGTCGATGTTCGAGACGAGCATGCTGAAAGGCTGCGTGGGATCGGATTGGGGAGCGGGGATCTCATCGAGAATGGTCTGGAGCAGCGGCGTGCAATCGCTGTGAGGGCCTTCCGGACTTTTGCTAAAGAATCCGTTTTTGGCGGAACCGTAGAGGGTGGGGGCATTGAACTGCTCATCGGTAGCCTCCAACTCCAGGAAAAGCTCCAAGACTTTTTCGTGAGAGCCCTGGGGATCGCAATTTGGACGGTCGATTTTGTTGACCACGATGATGGGATGGAGCCCCTCAGCCAAGGCTTTCCGCAAAACGAAGCGCGTTTGGGCCTGCGGTCCCCCGAAGGCGTCCACCACCAGGATGACCCCATCCACCATTTTCATAACGCGCTCGACTTCGCCCCCAAAGTCGGCGTGGCCCGGTGTGTCCACGATATTGATGATGTGGTCTCGCCAATGGACCGAGGTGTTTTTGGCCTTGATGGTGATGCCTTTTTCTTTCTCGAGGTCCATGGAGTCCATGGCCCTTTCCTGGGCGACTTGATTCTCGCGATAGACCCCACCGGCCTGAAGCAACTGGTCCACGAGGGTCGTCTTCCCATGATCGACGTGGGCGATGATGGCGACATTCCGAATTTTGTCTGATGACATAGACGAGCGAAAGGGTTGGGGCCGAAAGAGCGCGGAGTGTCGCTGTCTCCTTTCAAAAAGCAACCGAACAAAAGGCCTTCCTCAAGCGAGGGTCGGTGGCTTCGGCTTACCCGCCCCCAGCAGGAATGGTGATGACCGTTTCTTGGTCGGACCCTACGGAGTTGGCGCCTTCGTTGATGGCGATGGTGCGGACGGCGTCTTGGAGGATGAGGTCGACATACTCTTCTGGCTTGTCCCAGATGTCCTTGGGGACCCAGATGATATCGCCCGGCTGAAGGGCGAGGTCGGTTTCCTTCCCAGTCAGGATGGCTTTGAAATCCACGATCGCGACCTGGGGGTCCTTGATCGATCCCCGGAGAATGACGACCTTGGTGAGGGAGGCAGCCGCGAGAGGTCCCGCTCCATAGGCCATGGCTTCCACGAGGCTGAGACTGTCTCGGAAGCTGACCGCTTGGGGCTTTTGCACGGCTCCCAGCAACAGCACCCGACTGCTTTGGGCAGAGGGGAGGTAGATGAAGTCATTGTGGCGGAGAAAGACATTTTGCGAGGTGTCTCCCTCCCGCACCAGCTCTACGAAATCGATGGGGAGAATTTTCCCATCGCGAATGAGGACACTATTGCCCAAGTCGGCCAGTTCCTCGGTCCGGCCAGAGAAACGGGCCGCGAACAGCCCCCCTGCCATCGAGATGGCCTCCAGCAAGCTCGTCGGTTGGCGAAGAGGGTAGATGCCCGGAGCGTAGACCCGGCCAAGAATCCAATAGCGGCGACTTTTGACTTCCACCAAGGTGACGTTCACAATCGGCTTGGCGTAGTCCGCTGCGAGGACTTCTTGGAGTTTGAGGGTCAGCTCGGCCGTGGTCAGCCCTTCGGCACGGACGCCTCCTGCCAGATTGAAATACACCAATCCATCCGGCATGATGTAGGTGCGCGAGAGGGTGTCTTCGATCTCGGAGACTTCGATCTCGAGCACATCGCCTGGCCCCAGTAGATAGGCCTCACTGGGGGGGCGGAGCATTTCCGGCTGGACGCGACCTCGATCGATCTCAGCGTCTTCGAAGACGATGTCCCGGGGGTCGATCGGGCTGGCCCGTGGATCAAAGGTCGATTTGATGGGCAGGTGCGCGCAGGAGGTGACCAGCGCCAGCAGACCAACCGCCGGCAGAGAGCGAAGGGCGTCTTCTGAGATCCGGCGGCGCGACCTGGCTTTCATCGGGTCAGGTCCGCGCCCCCAATGATGGGGCTCGTGATGATGTCATCCACATTGATATTGATCCAACTGGTGGTGGCACTGGTGAGGAAGGAGCGAATGGCGATATCGGTGAGCCGCTCGACTCGCCGCCAAGGCCTTTCGGAAACATAGACGATGTCTTGGGGCTCGAGAGGGAAATCCGGCTGTTTGCCCTTAAGGATCTCTCCCACATCGACCACGATGGTCTCGGGCTTTTGCAGGCTACCTCGTACCACCAAAACGCGGTCGAGGTAGGCGTCGTCCGTGTAGCTACTTCGCCTGGTGAGCGCTGTCACGATGGTGGCTCCGGGAGTGAAGAATTGCAGGCCAGGCAGGGTGACCGCTCCGAAGACGTAGTAGGCGCTGCTGACCCCATCGGCGATGTAGATGTAGTCGTTGGGCTCGAGTTCGACGTTTTGGGTCATATCGCCCTCCAAAAAGAGCGCGCGGAAGTCGATGGGGAGCCGCTCTCCTTTGCGCGAAATGAAGGACCGGTCCATATCGGCGAGCTCCACGGTGTTTTCATCCAGTAGACCCACCTCGAAGCCATCTGACTCCGCAATCGCTTCCACGAGAGTGAGGGGGCGGTCCAGGGGGAAGACGCCTCGCGACATGACTTTGCCCAAGACGATGTAGCGTTTGCTTTGAATTTCGCCCGGGGTCAGGATGAGACGCGGGTATTTGAAGACGCCCTTCAGCTCCTCTTCTAAGGCGATCCGCGCTTCATCGATGGAGAGCCCCGCCACGAGCACATTCTGCGCTTGGAGGTAGGATACGGTGCCATCGGGGGCGATGCGGGTTCCTTTGCGGTCGAGTTCGGGGCGACCGTAAAAAGCGAAGTTCAGGGTATCGCCCGGGCCGAGTTCGTAGCGTTCTCGCCACGAGGCGGTTTGGCCAATATTGCCCTCGGTCACGGGAGGAGCGGGTGCTTCTTGAGCCCAGGAGGCCCCCATGGATCCCAAGGACCCCAGGGCAAAACAGGCGATCCGTTTCGCGGCGTTCATTCTTCCAGAAAGGGCTTAGGCAAGCGGCTGAAGCGCTCGGCGAGCGCGTTGGAAAATTTGTCCGTCATTTCGTTCAGCAGGCCGGAGCGGGATTCCACAATGGCGACCGCTCCATCGATGGGCGGGAGGATGGCTTTCAGGAGGCGACGCCGCTCACCCAGCGATTCGATGGCGCGCCCATTGGCGGAGATGAGGGCGAACCAGAAGCCAAGTTTCTTGGTGTATTCACGGACGGCCCCTTTCGGGACGCCCGCAGCGCGGACCAGGATGCGGGAGGATTTGGCCACGGTTTGTATGGAACGCATGAGGTCGGGCGCATCGGCTTCGTGGACTTCGATCCAAGCGGGCCCGGCTCCATTCCCGTCCGCCAACGAGAGGGGATTGGTGGTGGGGGTGAGATCAAAGACGGTCAGCGCTTGTCCGTCATGCTTCACTTCGGCGGTCAGACGCTCCCAGAAGAGTTCTTCGTGAGCCGGCTCACAAACGCCGGTCCAGACCAGGGTCAAGATCCCTTCCTGCTGCAAGCGAGCTAACCAAGCCAGCCAGAGCTCTTGAATGGGAGCTTGCCAGGGATCGGGTTCCGTCTCGCTTGCCTTTTTCCCACGGGCGATCCGGATGGAAGCGAGCAGTGGGGCTTCGGCCCCAGCGCAGCATTCAAAGGCGGTCCGGTGGCTGGGGCGGGTCAATTCCAAGGCCAAGGCGATGAAGAACCCCAGCCCCAGCCCGATGAACCCGCCCGCGGCGCCCAAGAGGACGGCGTTGCCTGATCGGGAGGAGGCCACCACATTGCTCGCGTCAGGATATTGGAAGATTTCCCAGTAGCCTTGGGGAATCGAGGCGAAGACCTCGGCTTCTCGCAAGCGGCTGTTAAAAATTCGTAAGCTCTCTTGCAGGCCGGAGCGGCGCTCCGTCATTTCGTTGTAGCGGTATTGTTGCTCGGAGAGCCCTTCGAGCTGTGCTTCGT
The genomic region above belongs to Verrucomicrobiota bacterium and contains:
- a CDS encoding polysaccharide biosynthesis/export family protein, giving the protein MNAAKRIACFALGSLGSMGASWAQEAPAPPVTEGNIGQTASWRERYELGPGDTLNFAFYGRPELDRKGTRIAPDGTVSYLQAQNVLVAGLSIDEARIALEEELKGVFKYPRLILTPGEIQSKRYIVLGKVMSRGVFPLDRPLTLVEAIAESDGFEVGLLDENTVELADMDRSFISRKGERLPIDFRALFLEGDMTQNVELEPNDYIYIADGVSSAYYVFGAVTLPGLQFFTPGATIVTALTRRSSYTDDAYLDRVLVVRGSLQKPETIVVDVGEILKGKQPDFPLEPQDIVYVSERPWRRVERLTDIAIRSFLTSATTSWININVDDIITSPIIGGADLTR